In Carassius auratus strain Wakin chromosome 49, ASM336829v1, whole genome shotgun sequence, one DNA window encodes the following:
- the LOC113065933 gene encoding musculin-like: MSTGSVSDPEDLQELSITPMDTRSLEDSEDEFSIDDSLKAKTKHPRAAANNNKQQMKMGKDGRQSQRNAANARERARMRVLSKAFSRLKTSLPWVPADTKLSKLDTLRLASSYISHLRQLLQEDRYENSFVHPVNLTWPFVVSARSEDTKDISAAVRLCGATA, translated from the exons ATGTCCACGGGTTCGGTGAGTGATCCTGAAGATCTCCAGGAGCTGTCAATCACTCCCATGGACACACGTTCTCTAGAAGACTCAGAAGACGAGTTTAGTATCGATGACAGTCTGAAAGCAAAGACCAAACATCCTCGAGCTGCTGCCAACAACAACAAGCAACAAATGAAGATGGGGAAGGATGGCAGACAGTCTCAGAGAAACGCAGCTAATGCCAGAGAGAGGGCACGCATGAGGGTTCTGAGTAAAGCGTTCTCGCGGCTGAAGACCAGCCTGCCGTGGGTACCGGCGGACACCAAACTGTCAAAGCTGGACACGCTGCGTCTGGCATCCAGCTACATTTCTCACCTCAGACAACTCTTGCAAGAAGACAGATATGAGAACAGCTTCGTGCATCCCGTGAACTTG ACCTGGCCTTTTGTGGTCTCGGCACGATCAGAGGACACCAAAGACATTTCAGCAGCGGTCAGACTATGTGGAGCTACAGCATAA